Proteins encoded by one window of Maliibacterium massiliense:
- a CDS encoding HD domain-containing protein has product MITLSDIRKDPEILQLVNSANHILSVIGYTDHGPRHVGYVSRVTADVLKQLGYDDHMVELGAIAGWVHDVGNAINRENHGVIGAQIMYQILISRGMPYEDVCKIVSAIGYHEEQNGRPVSAISSALIIADKSDAHRTRVRRGRYDPTDIHDRVNYAIRSNALIVDREKKLIRYEITMDDTSSIMEFLQIYLSRMRMSEAAAHFFDCRFQLVVNGMSVNNLGGDAAPSESSVYINTTE; this is encoded by the coding sequence ATGATTACATTGAGCGATATTCGCAAGGACCCGGAGATCCTGCAGCTGGTCAATTCTGCCAACCACATTCTCTCGGTCATCGGATACACGGATCACGGCCCGCGCCACGTGGGCTACGTCAGCCGCGTGACGGCGGACGTGCTCAAACAGCTGGGTTATGACGACCACATGGTGGAGCTGGGCGCCATCGCCGGCTGGGTGCATGACGTGGGCAACGCCATCAACCGGGAGAACCACGGGGTGATCGGGGCGCAGATCATGTACCAGATCCTGATCAGCCGGGGCATGCCCTACGAGGACGTGTGCAAGATCGTCTCGGCCATCGGCTACCATGAGGAGCAGAACGGCCGTCCGGTCAGCGCCATTTCCTCGGCGCTCATCATCGCTGATAAGAGCGACGCCCACCGCACGCGCGTGCGCCGCGGCCGCTACGACCCGACGGATATTCACGACCGCGTCAATTACGCCATCCGCTCCAACGCCCTGATCGTGGACAGGGAAAAGAAGCTCATCCGCTATGAGATCACCATGGACGACACCTCGTCCATCATGGAGTTTTTGCAGATTTACCTCTCGCGCATGCGCATGAGCGAGGCCGCCGCACACTTTTTCGACTGCCGCTTCCAGCTGGTGGTCAACGGCATGTCCGTCAATAACTTGGGCGGCGACGCCGCCCCGTCCGAGAGCAGTGTGTACATCAACACCACCGAGTAA
- a CDS encoding class I SAM-dependent RNA methyltransferase — translation MQSFTWIATAAFGVEGIVARELRALGLEDVRCENGRVLFCGDARAGALANMHLRCADRVFLRMAAFPATSFEELFQGVRAIDWGALLGVNDKFPVVRAKSVQSKLFSLRDLQAITKRAMVEAMKRTYHRDWFDETGATYPVEVSLYRDVATIALDASGTGLHRRGYRPMVGEAPLRETLAAALVTISRYDPERPFHDPMCGTGTLPIEAAMIARRRAPGLTRSFACESWSIYGPNDWRLLRQQAEEAVDTQSAIAPILGTDIDERALYAARTHARLAGVEKDIHFQRMDVRELTSSRARGLIVCNPPYGERLGDKRQAEALYRVMGNVFRALPDWKMGVITPQAGFERCFGARARSNRKLYNGKIQCYYYQYY, via the coding sequence ATGCAATCGTTTACATGGATAGCCACGGCGGCCTTCGGCGTGGAGGGCATCGTGGCGCGCGAGCTGCGCGCGCTGGGCCTGGAGGATGTGCGCTGCGAGAACGGGCGGGTGCTCTTTTGCGGTGATGCGCGCGCAGGCGCGCTTGCCAATATGCACCTGCGCTGCGCGGACCGGGTGTTTCTGCGCATGGCGGCATTCCCCGCCACAAGTTTTGAGGAGCTGTTCCAGGGGGTGCGCGCCATCGACTGGGGCGCGCTGCTGGGGGTAAACGACAAATTCCCCGTGGTGCGCGCCAAGTCCGTGCAGTCCAAGCTCTTTTCGCTGCGCGACCTGCAGGCCATCACCAAGCGGGCCATGGTGGAGGCGATGAAGCGCACCTACCACAGGGACTGGTTTGACGAGACGGGCGCGACCTATCCGGTGGAGGTCTCCCTCTATCGGGATGTGGCAACCATCGCGCTGGACGCCAGCGGCACCGGCCTGCACCGGCGCGGGTACCGGCCCATGGTGGGGGAGGCCCCCCTGCGCGAGACGCTGGCCGCCGCGCTGGTGACCATCTCCCGCTACGATCCGGAGCGGCCCTTTCACGATCCCATGTGCGGCACGGGCACGCTGCCCATCGAGGCGGCGATGATCGCGCGCAGGCGCGCCCCCGGCCTTACGCGCAGCTTTGCCTGCGAGAGCTGGTCCATCTACGGGCCGAACGACTGGAGGCTGTTGCGCCAGCAGGCCGAAGAGGCGGTGGATACGCAATCTGCAATCGCGCCCATTTTGGGCACGGATATCGACGAGCGGGCGCTCTATGCGGCGCGCACCCACGCAAGGCTCGCGGGGGTGGAGAAGGACATCCACTTCCAGCGCATGGACGTGCGGGAGTTGACCTCCTCGCGCGCGCGGGGTCTCATCGTATGTAACCCGCCCTACGGCGAGCGGCTGGGGGACAAGCGCCAGGCCGAGGCGCTCTACCGCGTGATGGGCAATGTCTTTCGTGCGCTGCCCGATTGGAAGATGGGCGTCATCACCCCGCAGGCGGGCTTTGAGCGCTGCTTTGGCGCGCGCGCCCGTAGCAACCGCAAGCTCTACAACGGCAAGATACAGTGCTATTACTACCAGTATTATTAA
- a CDS encoding PF20097 family protein, with protein MQCPYCHEEMIKGRILGDRYQLKWMPKDKKLILGLYAHDSIALGYGGGMGRPEVDADYCPRCKKMLVDV; from the coding sequence ATGCAATGTCCGTACTGTCATGAGGAGATGATCAAGGGGCGCATTTTGGGCGACCGTTACCAGCTCAAGTGGATGCCCAAGGACAAAAAACTGATCCTGGGGCTGTACGCCCATGACAGCATTGCGCTGGGGTATGGCGGCGGCATGGGCCGTCCCGAGGTGGACGCGGATTACTGCCCCCGCTGCAAAAAGATGCTTGTAGACGTGTGA
- a CDS encoding ABC transporter permease, which produces MSPEALSPQHARFIRAYNRKKHLIVLARWGLLVALVALWELAAHLHWIDPFIMSSPSRIMDTLTNLVRDGSLWEHLGVTLWETVLGFVLGTVLGTGVAVLLWWWEDLAVVLEPYLVVLHALPKIALGPILIVWVGAGMKAIVTMALLISVVVTIMGVLTGFMETSKSRIMLMRTFGATRSQIFRMVVLPANIPTIISSLKINVGMSWVGVIVGEFLVSKAGLGYLIVYGGQVFQLDLVMASTVLLAIAAALMYFGVAWLEKKVLAMQK; this is translated from the coding sequence ATGTCGCCTGAAGCGCTCTCCCCGCAGCACGCGCGCTTTATCCGCGCATACAACCGCAAGAAACACCTGATCGTGCTGGCGCGCTGGGGCCTGCTTGTGGCGCTCGTCGCCCTGTGGGAGCTTGCCGCGCACCTGCACTGGATCGATCCTTTTATCATGTCCTCCCCCTCGCGCATCATGGACACCCTGACCAACCTGGTGCGCGACGGCTCGCTCTGGGAGCACCTGGGCGTCACGCTCTGGGAGACGGTGCTGGGCTTTGTGCTGGGCACGGTGCTGGGCACAGGCGTGGCCGTGCTGCTTTGGTGGTGGGAGGATCTGGCCGTAGTGCTGGAGCCCTACCTGGTGGTGCTGCACGCGCTGCCCAAGATTGCCCTAGGCCCCATCCTGATCGTATGGGTGGGTGCCGGCATGAAGGCCATCGTCACCATGGCCCTTTTGATCTCGGTGGTGGTCACCATCATGGGGGTGCTCACCGGCTTTATGGAGACCAGCAAGAGCCGCATCATGCTGATGCGCACCTTCGGCGCCACCCGCAGCCAGATCTTCCGCATGGTGGTGCTTCCCGCCAACATCCCCACCATCATCTCCAGCCTGAAGATCAACGTGGGCATGTCGTGGGTAGGCGTCATCGTGGGAGAATTTCTGGTATCCAAGGCCGGATTGGGCTACCTGATCGTCTACGGCGGCCAGGTGTTCCAGCTGGACCTGGTCATGGCCTCCACGGTGCTGCTGGCCATTGCGGCAGCGCTGATGTACTTCGGCGTGGCCTGGCTGGAGAAAAAGGTGCTGGCCATGCAAAAATAA
- a CDS encoding ABC transporter ATP-binding protein, with the protein MPQTNIILNFEDVGMDYYTLHDETPALENITFSVHEGEFIAIIGPSGCGKSTILSLAAGLLKPTRGTITLLGDTVCGPRPDVGYMLQSDYLFPWRTVRNNILLGLDIQHKRTAEAEQHVNHLIKMYGLEGFADYYPKQLSGGMRQRAALIRTLATQPRLLLLDESFSALDSQTRLAVSDDIARIIREEKKTAVLVTHDISEAVAMADRVVVLSRRPSVVKGDYNIRLSSGGTSPIARRKAPEFKEYFDTIWKELDVHVA; encoded by the coding sequence ATGCCACAGACCAATATCATCCTCAATTTTGAGGACGTGGGGATGGATTACTATACGTTGCACGATGAAACCCCCGCGCTTGAAAATATTACATTCTCTGTACATGAAGGGGAATTTATCGCCATCATCGGCCCCAGCGGATGCGGCAAGAGCACCATATTGTCGCTTGCGGCGGGACTGCTCAAGCCCACGCGCGGCACCATCACCCTGCTGGGCGATACGGTGTGCGGCCCCCGGCCCGACGTGGGGTACATGCTGCAGTCGGACTATCTCTTCCCCTGGCGCACCGTGCGCAACAACATTTTGCTGGGCCTGGATATCCAGCACAAGCGCACAGCCGAGGCGGAGCAGCACGTCAACCACCTCATCAAAATGTACGGCCTGGAGGGCTTTGCCGACTACTATCCCAAGCAGCTCTCCGGCGGCATGCGCCAGCGCGCCGCGCTGATCCGCACGCTGGCCACCCAGCCCCGCCTGCTGCTGCTGGATGAATCCTTCTCCGCGCTGGATTCCCAGACGCGCCTGGCCGTATCCGACGATATCGCCCGCATCATCCGCGAGGAAAAAAAGACCGCCGTGCTCGTCACGCACGATATCTCCGAGGCCGTCGCCATGGCCGACCGCGTGGTCGTGCTGTCCCGCCGTCCCAGCGTGGTCAAGGGCGATTACAATATCCGCCTGTCCTCCGGCGGCACCTCGCCCATCGCACGGCGCAAGGCCCCCGAGTTTAAGGAGTATTTCGACACCATTTGGAAGGAGCTGGACGTCCATGTCGCCTGA
- a CDS encoding ABC transporter substrate-binding protein — MKKKSMRCIALALLMALAICALAGCAKQDAALDKVRLNEVTHSVFYAPQYAAQYLGFFEEEGIELELTNGGGADKTMAAVLSGNADVGLMGPEAAIYVALEGNSDPAVVIGQMTKRDGSFIVGREADDDWSWQDLKGKSIIGGRKGGIPEMTLEYTLRKNGLEPGKDVEVMTNIQFNLMGGAFNGGTGDYVTLFEPTATEFEKQGKGYVLASVGEASGEVPYTAYSVRKSMIEENPDLMQRFMNAIAKGQKWVAENEPAKIAEVIAPAFPDSDVDTLTTVVKRHKDVDAWMTTPVMTQDSFERLQDIMQGAGELKERVAFDELIDNRFAEEAAK, encoded by the coding sequence GTGAAGAAAAAAAGCATGCGATGCATTGCCCTGGCGCTGCTTATGGCGCTTGCCATCTGCGCCCTGGCCGGCTGCGCCAAACAAGACGCGGCGCTCGACAAAGTACGGCTCAACGAGGTAACCCACTCGGTCTTCTACGCCCCCCAGTACGCGGCACAGTACTTAGGATTTTTTGAGGAGGAAGGTATCGAGCTGGAGCTGACCAACGGTGGCGGCGCAGATAAAACCATGGCGGCGGTGCTCTCGGGCAACGCGGACGTGGGCCTGATGGGGCCGGAAGCCGCCATTTATGTGGCGCTGGAAGGCAACAGCGACCCGGCAGTCGTCATCGGCCAGATGACCAAGCGCGACGGTTCCTTTATCGTAGGACGCGAGGCGGACGACGATTGGAGCTGGCAGGACCTGAAGGGCAAATCCATCATCGGCGGCCGCAAGGGCGGCATTCCTGAGATGACGCTGGAATACACCCTGCGCAAAAACGGCCTGGAGCCCGGCAAGGACGTCGAGGTCATGACCAACATCCAGTTCAACCTGATGGGCGGCGCCTTCAACGGCGGCACAGGCGACTACGTCACCCTGTTTGAACCCACGGCCACGGAATTTGAAAAACAGGGCAAGGGCTATGTTCTCGCCTCCGTGGGCGAGGCCAGCGGCGAAGTGCCCTACACCGCCTACTCGGTGCGAAAAAGCATGATCGAGGAAAACCCCGACCTGATGCAGCGCTTTATGAACGCCATCGCCAAGGGGCAGAAGTGGGTCGCGGAAAACGAGCCGGCGAAGATCGCCGAGGTGATCGCCCCCGCGTTCCCCGATTCGGACGTGGACACCCTGACCACGGTCGTCAAACGCCACAAGGACGTGGACGCGTGGATGACCACCCCTGTGATGACGCAGGACTCCTTTGAGCGCCTGCAGGACATCATGCAGGGCGCGGGCGAGCTCAAGGAGCGCGTTGCCTTTGACGAGCTGATCGACAACCGCTTTGCCGAGGAAGCCGCCAAATAA
- a CDS encoding GGDEF domain-containing protein, translating into MLTSLHRVLFALASGICLAVYNIRAYAYCKGILKPTHSGKFGVVAALAINELALAFSLCCALPTVLSLIIIYFAVLLQFIYLFQGDLVSAVFGSGTIMFHIMNVKMIVTSIFILIYRVPSYDAFRESGLYLFCAFVTILVLLVSLEIFQRVINLSMVQTLMRNRGQLRFATSSMMLINIYLLMLGVAYAQQAYSSLAGGFLLPTALLLFGAFYTSFRHAINMSLMAERELRSKRLEEQLQATREDVQELQTFAFTDTLTAVHNRRFGLEELNRLIEKQAVFCLCFLDIDRLKYVNDTFGHAEGDRYILDVVKVLSGACRKEDILSHMGGDEFMLLLPGIPYRVAAERMQGIRQTVLRIPSTYHPSISYGIVEVGADAGLSVSQILRDADQQMYQFKRAHHMDARV; encoded by the coding sequence TTGCTTACCTCACTGCATCGGGTGCTCTTTGCCTTGGCCAGTGGTATCTGCCTGGCAGTTTACAATATACGCGCGTACGCTTACTGCAAGGGCATCCTCAAACCCACGCACAGCGGAAAATTCGGCGTCGTCGCCGCGCTGGCCATCAACGAACTGGCCCTTGCGTTTTCCCTGTGCTGCGCGCTGCCTACGGTGTTGAGCCTGATCATCATCTACTTTGCTGTATTGCTGCAGTTTATATATCTGTTCCAAGGCGACCTGGTCTCCGCGGTCTTTGGGAGCGGCACCATCATGTTCCACATCATGAATGTCAAAATGATCGTCACCTCGATCTTTATCCTCATATACCGCGTTCCCTCTTACGACGCGTTTCGAGAGAGCGGGCTGTACCTCTTTTGCGCGTTTGTCACGATCCTGGTACTGCTGGTCAGCCTGGAGATCTTTCAAAGGGTCATCAACCTCTCCATGGTTCAGACGCTGATGAGAAACCGCGGCCAACTGCGCTTTGCCACCAGCTCCATGATGCTGATTAACATCTATCTGTTGATGCTGGGCGTCGCCTATGCGCAACAGGCTTACTCCAGCCTGGCGGGCGGGTTTTTGCTGCCCACGGCGCTGCTGCTGTTCGGCGCCTTTTACACATCCTTTCGCCATGCGATCAATATGAGCCTGATGGCGGAAAGGGAGCTGCGCTCCAAAAGGCTGGAAGAGCAACTGCAGGCGACGCGGGAGGACGTGCAGGAGCTGCAGACGTTTGCCTTTACCGATACGCTCACCGCTGTGCACAACCGCCGCTTCGGCCTGGAAGAGCTCAACCGGCTCATCGAAAAGCAGGCGGTTTTTTGCCTGTGCTTTCTGGATATTGACCGCCTCAAATATGTCAACGATACGTTTGGCCATGCGGAGGGAGACCGCTATATTCTCGATGTTGTCAAAGTGCTCTCCGGCGCGTGCAGAAAGGAGGATATCCTCAGCCACATGGGAGGGGACGAGTTTATGCTCCTTCTGCCGGGCATCCCCTATCGGGTGGCGGCGGAGCGCATGCAGGGCATCCGCCAGACGGTTTTGCGCATTCCCTCCACCTACCATCCCTCCATCAGCTATGGCATTGTGGAGGTGGGGGCGGACGCGGGTTTGAGCGTCTCCCAGATACTGCGCGATGCAGATCAGCAGATGTACCAGTTCAAGCGGGCGCACCATATGGACGCGCGCGTATGA
- a CDS encoding Lrp/AsnC family transcriptional regulator: MFLDGLDALDQKIVQLLIGNARMSYSDIGQQVGISRVAVRARIQALEQRGVIEAYTTIINPQKISGAVSCYFEIETLPDALAQVIELLKNNATITQIYRVTGRNKLHVHAVAASSDEMERLIQQVIDSLPGVVKSSCSIILSRIKDVKGLRL; the protein is encoded by the coding sequence ATGTTTTTAGACGGCTTGGATGCGCTGGACCAGAAAATCGTCCAGCTGCTCATTGGCAACGCGCGCATGTCGTATTCCGATATCGGCCAGCAGGTGGGCATATCCAGGGTGGCTGTCAGGGCGCGCATCCAGGCGCTGGAGCAGCGCGGCGTAATCGAGGCGTACACCACCATCATCAATCCGCAGAAAATCAGCGGCGCGGTGTCCTGTTATTTTGAGATTGAGACGCTGCCCGACGCGCTTGCGCAGGTTATCGAGCTGCTGAAAAACAACGCAACGATTACGCAGATTTACCGTGTCACCGGAAGAAACAAGCTGCACGTGCACGCGGTGGCAGCCTCCAGTGACGAGATGGAGCGCTTGATACAGCAGGTGATCGACTCTTTGCCCGGCGTGGTAAAGAGCAGCTGCAGCATCATTTTATCGCGCATCAAGGATGTCAAGGGCTTACGGCTGTAG